Proteins encoded by one window of Manihot esculenta cultivar AM560-2 chromosome 10, M.esculenta_v8, whole genome shotgun sequence:
- the LOC110625340 gene encoding DNA polymerase kappa isoform X4, translated as MEKSETTSSGENPRPWHSYHTVYTNAKAGMEGVDKEKVQRIVYEMSKGSKYFENEEKKEAYMRQKIETMRAQCAKLTAADVSHYQMVADKRIVELETTRDLSRIWLHVDMDAFYAAVETLSNPSLTGKPMAVGSMSMISTANYEARKFGVRAAMPGFIARKLCPELIFVPTDFNKYTHYSNLTRKVFQKYDPHFMAASLDEAYLDITDVCKERGVTGGEVADELRTRVYEETGLTCSAGVAPNRLLAKVCSDINKPNGQFVLPNDWMAVMTFISSLPIRKIGGIGKVTEHMLRDVLGINTCEEMLQKGGFLCALFSRSSADFFLSVGLGLGGTDTPEVKFRKSISNERTFSATDDEALLYQKLADIAQMLCTDMQKEGLRGRTLTLKLKTASFEVRSRAVTLQKYICSGEEILKYASKLLKAELPISLRLIGLRMSHFNEDKAGAPSDPTQRTLTKFVLSRDASGKTMGGQSSLSSNCSDEAFMDDLETSFPNDEIRDPWDSSCKQDLEDHNCTFGNNIEAEEAHESLSNNTAENKLLCLGSLVGAAQIW; from the exons ATGGAGAAGAGTGAAACGACGTCGTCAGGAGAAAACCCTAGGCCATGGCATTCTTATCACACTGTTTACACTAACGCTAAAGCAG GTATGGAGGGAGTCGACAAAGAGAAAGTGCAGAGAATAGTGTATGAGATGAGCAAAGGATCAAAGTATTTTGAGAATGAGGAAAAGAAGGAGGCTTATATGAGGCAGAAAATTGAGACCATGCGTGCCCAGTGCGCGAAGCTCACAGCGGCTGATGTATCTCATTACCAGATG GTGGCTGATAAAAGAATTGTAGAACTAGAAACCACACGAGATCTTTCAAGGATTTGGCTACATGTTGATATGGATGCTTTCTACGCTGCTGTTGAAACATTAAGCAACCCTTCTTTAACGGGCAAGCCAATGGCTGTTGGAAGTATGTCCATGATCTCCACTGCCAATTATGAG GCAAGGAAATTTGGGGTTCGTGCTGCCATGCCTGGATTCATTGCACGTAAATTATGTCCAGAATTAATTTTTGTTCCCACAGACTTCAACAAGTACACTCATTACAGCAATTTAACTAGGAAAG TTTTCCAGAAATATGATCCGCATTTCATGGCTGCTAGTTTGGATGAGGCGTATCTTGATATAACTGATGTCTGCAAAGAAAGGGGTGTTACTGGTGGAGAA GTTGCCGATGAACTCAGAACCAGAGTGTATGAGGAAACTGGTCTAACATGTAGTGCTGGAGTGGCTCCAAATCGTTTACTTGCAAAG GTTTGCTCAGATATAAATAAGCCCAATGGACAGTTTGTTTTACCAAATGATTGGATGGCTGTCATGACATTCATATCATCACTTCCTATACGGAAG ATTGGAGGCATTGGTAAGGTCACTGAACATATGCTGAGGGATGTTTTGGGAATTAATACGTGTGAGGAGATGCTGCAGAAGGGTGGGTTTCTCTGTGCACTATTTTCTCGCTCTTCAGCAG atttttttctttctgtgGGACTGGGGCTTGGGGGAACAGATACTCCTGAAGTCAAGTTTCGAAAAAGTATTAGTAACGAAAGAACATTTTCTGCCACAGATGATGAGGCACTTCTTTATCAGAAACTAG CTGATATTGCACAGATGCTATGTACTGACATGCAAAAAGAAGGACTTCGTGGTCGGACATTGACTCTCAAATTGAAAACTGCATCTTTTGAG GTTCGAAGCAGAGCTGTTACTTTGCAAAAATACATTTGTTCGGGTGAAGAAATATTGAAATATGCTTCAAAGCTGCTAAAAGCTGAACTTCCTATTTCTCTAAGACTGATAG GATTGCGGATGTCTCATTTCAATGAAGACAAGGCAGGTGCTCCATCTGATCCAACGCAGAGAACTCTTACCAAATTTGTTCTATCTAGAGATGCATCCGGGAAAACTATGGGTGGTCAAAGCTCCTTGAGTTCAAATTGTAGTGACGAAGCCTTCATGGATGACTTGGAAACCTCTTTTCCTAATGATGAAATTAGAGATCCATGGGATAGCTCTTGTAAACAGGATTTGGAAGATCACAATTGCACATTTGGTAATAACATCGAAGCAGAGGAAGCTCATGAATCTTTAAGCAACAACACTGCGGAGAAT AAACTTCTTTGCCTCGGAAGCTTGGTGGGGGCAGCACAGATATGGTAA
- the LOC110625340 gene encoding DNA polymerase kappa isoform X2 — MEKSETTSSGENPRPWHSYHTVYTNAKAGMEGVDKEKVQRIVYEMSKGSKYFENEEKKEAYMRQKIETMRAQCAKLTAADVSHYQMVADKRIVELETTRDLSRIWLHVDMDAFYAAVETLSNPSLTGKPMAVGSMSMISTANYEARKFGVRAAMPGFIARKLCPELIFVPTDFNKYTHYSNLTRKVFQKYDPHFMAASLDEAYLDITDVCKERGVTGGEVADELRTRVYEETGLTCSAGVAPNRLLAKVCSDINKPNGQFVLPNDWMAVMTFISSLPIRKIGGIGKVTEHMLRDVLGINTCEEMLQKGGFLCALFSRSSADFFLSVGLGLGGTDTPEVKFRKSISNERTFSATDDEALLYQKLADIAQMLCTDMQKEGLRGRTLTLKLKTASFEVRSRAVTLQKYICSGEEILKYASKLLKAELPISLRLIGLRMSHFNEDKAGAPSDPTQRTLTKFVLSRDASGKTMGGQSSLSSNCSDEAFMDDLETSFPNDEIRDPWDSSCKQDLEDHNCTFGNNIEAEEAHESLSNNTAENIAETSLPRKLGGGSTDMVNEEVILHNEAVISPDWQYQCFKADDYKCSLCGIEMPPDFVEERQEHSDFHLAERLQEKESSINSRTSIERHRFAQKAITSSRSSRKKHKPSPKQGSHLSIDMYFVKSNQNF; from the exons ATGGAGAAGAGTGAAACGACGTCGTCAGGAGAAAACCCTAGGCCATGGCATTCTTATCACACTGTTTACACTAACGCTAAAGCAG GTATGGAGGGAGTCGACAAAGAGAAAGTGCAGAGAATAGTGTATGAGATGAGCAAAGGATCAAAGTATTTTGAGAATGAGGAAAAGAAGGAGGCTTATATGAGGCAGAAAATTGAGACCATGCGTGCCCAGTGCGCGAAGCTCACAGCGGCTGATGTATCTCATTACCAGATG GTGGCTGATAAAAGAATTGTAGAACTAGAAACCACACGAGATCTTTCAAGGATTTGGCTACATGTTGATATGGATGCTTTCTACGCTGCTGTTGAAACATTAAGCAACCCTTCTTTAACGGGCAAGCCAATGGCTGTTGGAAGTATGTCCATGATCTCCACTGCCAATTATGAG GCAAGGAAATTTGGGGTTCGTGCTGCCATGCCTGGATTCATTGCACGTAAATTATGTCCAGAATTAATTTTTGTTCCCACAGACTTCAACAAGTACACTCATTACAGCAATTTAACTAGGAAAG TTTTCCAGAAATATGATCCGCATTTCATGGCTGCTAGTTTGGATGAGGCGTATCTTGATATAACTGATGTCTGCAAAGAAAGGGGTGTTACTGGTGGAGAA GTTGCCGATGAACTCAGAACCAGAGTGTATGAGGAAACTGGTCTAACATGTAGTGCTGGAGTGGCTCCAAATCGTTTACTTGCAAAG GTTTGCTCAGATATAAATAAGCCCAATGGACAGTTTGTTTTACCAAATGATTGGATGGCTGTCATGACATTCATATCATCACTTCCTATACGGAAG ATTGGAGGCATTGGTAAGGTCACTGAACATATGCTGAGGGATGTTTTGGGAATTAATACGTGTGAGGAGATGCTGCAGAAGGGTGGGTTTCTCTGTGCACTATTTTCTCGCTCTTCAGCAG atttttttctttctgtgGGACTGGGGCTTGGGGGAACAGATACTCCTGAAGTCAAGTTTCGAAAAAGTATTAGTAACGAAAGAACATTTTCTGCCACAGATGATGAGGCACTTCTTTATCAGAAACTAG CTGATATTGCACAGATGCTATGTACTGACATGCAAAAAGAAGGACTTCGTGGTCGGACATTGACTCTCAAATTGAAAACTGCATCTTTTGAG GTTCGAAGCAGAGCTGTTACTTTGCAAAAATACATTTGTTCGGGTGAAGAAATATTGAAATATGCTTCAAAGCTGCTAAAAGCTGAACTTCCTATTTCTCTAAGACTGATAG GATTGCGGATGTCTCATTTCAATGAAGACAAGGCAGGTGCTCCATCTGATCCAACGCAGAGAACTCTTACCAAATTTGTTCTATCTAGAGATGCATCCGGGAAAACTATGGGTGGTCAAAGCTCCTTGAGTTCAAATTGTAGTGACGAAGCCTTCATGGATGACTTGGAAACCTCTTTTCCTAATGATGAAATTAGAGATCCATGGGATAGCTCTTGTAAACAGGATTTGGAAGATCACAATTGCACATTTGGTAATAACATCGAAGCAGAGGAAGCTCATGAATCTTTAAGCAACAACACTGCGGAGAAT ATTGCAGAAACTTCTTTGCCTCGGAAGCTTGGTGGGGGCAGCACAGATATGGTAAACGAAGAGGTTATCCTTCACAATGAGGCAGTCATCTCACCTGATTGGCAATATCAATGTTTTAAAGCAGATGACTATAAATGTTCATTATGTGGGATTGAAATGCCACCAGATTTTGTTGAGGAAAGACAGGAACACTCCGATTTTCATCTTGCCGAAAGGCTTCAGGAGAAGGAATCTAGCATCAACTCAAGAACTTCTATTGAGAGGCACAG GTTTGCCCAGAAGGCCATTACGTCCAGCCGAAGCTCACGTAAAAAGCACAAGCCTTCTCCGAAGCAAGGCAGTCATCTATCCATTGATATGTATTTTGTCAAGAGCAATCAGAACTTTTAG
- the LOC110625340 gene encoding DNA polymerase kappa isoform X3: protein MEKSETTSSGENPRPWHSYHTVYTNAKAGMEGVDKEKVQRIVYEMSKGSKYFENEEKKEAYMRQKIETMRAQCAKLTAADVSHYQMVADKRIVELETTRDLSRIWLHVDMDAFYAAVETLSNPSLTGKPMAVGSMSMISTANYEARKFGVRAAMPGFIARKLCPELIFVPTDFNKYTHYSNLTRKVFQKYDPHFMAASLDEAYLDITDVCKERGVTGGEVADELRTRVYEETGLTCSAGVAPNRLLAKIGGIGKVTEHMLRDVLGINTCEEMLQKGGFLCALFSRSSADFFLSVGLGLGGTDTPEVKFRKSISNERTFSATDDEALLYQKLADIAQMLCTDMQKEGLRGRTLTLKLKTASFEVRSRAVTLQKYICSGEEILKYASKLLKAELPISLRLIGLRMSHFNEDKAGAPSDPTQRTLTKFVLSRDASGKTMGGQSSLSSNCSDEAFMDDLETSFPNDEIRDPWDSSCKQDLEDHNCTFGNNIEAEEAHESLSNNTAENINTADTVECNSKSHHTEAFELKIAETSLPRKLGGGSTDMVNEEVILHNEAVISPDWQYQCFKADDYKCSLCGIEMPPDFVEERQEHSDFHLAERLQEKESSINSRTSIERHRFAQKAITSSRSSRKKHKPSPKQGSHLSIDMYFVKSNQNF from the exons ATGGAGAAGAGTGAAACGACGTCGTCAGGAGAAAACCCTAGGCCATGGCATTCTTATCACACTGTTTACACTAACGCTAAAGCAG GTATGGAGGGAGTCGACAAAGAGAAAGTGCAGAGAATAGTGTATGAGATGAGCAAAGGATCAAAGTATTTTGAGAATGAGGAAAAGAAGGAGGCTTATATGAGGCAGAAAATTGAGACCATGCGTGCCCAGTGCGCGAAGCTCACAGCGGCTGATGTATCTCATTACCAGATG GTGGCTGATAAAAGAATTGTAGAACTAGAAACCACACGAGATCTTTCAAGGATTTGGCTACATGTTGATATGGATGCTTTCTACGCTGCTGTTGAAACATTAAGCAACCCTTCTTTAACGGGCAAGCCAATGGCTGTTGGAAGTATGTCCATGATCTCCACTGCCAATTATGAG GCAAGGAAATTTGGGGTTCGTGCTGCCATGCCTGGATTCATTGCACGTAAATTATGTCCAGAATTAATTTTTGTTCCCACAGACTTCAACAAGTACACTCATTACAGCAATTTAACTAGGAAAG TTTTCCAGAAATATGATCCGCATTTCATGGCTGCTAGTTTGGATGAGGCGTATCTTGATATAACTGATGTCTGCAAAGAAAGGGGTGTTACTGGTGGAGAA GTTGCCGATGAACTCAGAACCAGAGTGTATGAGGAAACTGGTCTAACATGTAGTGCTGGAGTGGCTCCAAATCGTTTACTTGCAAAG ATTGGAGGCATTGGTAAGGTCACTGAACATATGCTGAGGGATGTTTTGGGAATTAATACGTGTGAGGAGATGCTGCAGAAGGGTGGGTTTCTCTGTGCACTATTTTCTCGCTCTTCAGCAG atttttttctttctgtgGGACTGGGGCTTGGGGGAACAGATACTCCTGAAGTCAAGTTTCGAAAAAGTATTAGTAACGAAAGAACATTTTCTGCCACAGATGATGAGGCACTTCTTTATCAGAAACTAG CTGATATTGCACAGATGCTATGTACTGACATGCAAAAAGAAGGACTTCGTGGTCGGACATTGACTCTCAAATTGAAAACTGCATCTTTTGAG GTTCGAAGCAGAGCTGTTACTTTGCAAAAATACATTTGTTCGGGTGAAGAAATATTGAAATATGCTTCAAAGCTGCTAAAAGCTGAACTTCCTATTTCTCTAAGACTGATAG GATTGCGGATGTCTCATTTCAATGAAGACAAGGCAGGTGCTCCATCTGATCCAACGCAGAGAACTCTTACCAAATTTGTTCTATCTAGAGATGCATCCGGGAAAACTATGGGTGGTCAAAGCTCCTTGAGTTCAAATTGTAGTGACGAAGCCTTCATGGATGACTTGGAAACCTCTTTTCCTAATGATGAAATTAGAGATCCATGGGATAGCTCTTGTAAACAGGATTTGGAAGATCACAATTGCACATTTGGTAATAACATCGAAGCAGAGGAAGCTCATGAATCTTTAAGCAACAACACTGCGGAGAAT ATTAATACTGCAGATACAGTAGAGTGTAACTCCAAATCTCATCATACTGAAGCGTTTGAATTGAAGATTGCAGAAACTTCTTTGCCTCGGAAGCTTGGTGGGGGCAGCACAGATATGGTAAACGAAGAGGTTATCCTTCACAATGAGGCAGTCATCTCACCTGATTGGCAATATCAATGTTTTAAAGCAGATGACTATAAATGTTCATTATGTGGGATTGAAATGCCACCAGATTTTGTTGAGGAAAGACAGGAACACTCCGATTTTCATCTTGCCGAAAGGCTTCAGGAGAAGGAATCTAGCATCAACTCAAGAACTTCTATTGAGAGGCACAG GTTTGCCCAGAAGGCCATTACGTCCAGCCGAAGCTCACGTAAAAAGCACAAGCCTTCTCCGAAGCAAGGCAGTCATCTATCCATTGATATGTATTTTGTCAAGAGCAATCAGAACTTTTAG
- the LOC110625340 gene encoding DNA polymerase kappa isoform X1, protein MEKSETTSSGENPRPWHSYHTVYTNAKAGMEGVDKEKVQRIVYEMSKGSKYFENEEKKEAYMRQKIETMRAQCAKLTAADVSHYQMVADKRIVELETTRDLSRIWLHVDMDAFYAAVETLSNPSLTGKPMAVGSMSMISTANYEARKFGVRAAMPGFIARKLCPELIFVPTDFNKYTHYSNLTRKVFQKYDPHFMAASLDEAYLDITDVCKERGVTGGEVADELRTRVYEETGLTCSAGVAPNRLLAKVCSDINKPNGQFVLPNDWMAVMTFISSLPIRKIGGIGKVTEHMLRDVLGINTCEEMLQKGGFLCALFSRSSADFFLSVGLGLGGTDTPEVKFRKSISNERTFSATDDEALLYQKLADIAQMLCTDMQKEGLRGRTLTLKLKTASFEVRSRAVTLQKYICSGEEILKYASKLLKAELPISLRLIGLRMSHFNEDKAGAPSDPTQRTLTKFVLSRDASGKTMGGQSSLSSNCSDEAFMDDLETSFPNDEIRDPWDSSCKQDLEDHNCTFGNNIEAEEAHESLSNNTAENINTADTVECNSKSHHTEAFELKIAETSLPRKLGGGSTDMVNEEVILHNEAVISPDWQYQCFKADDYKCSLCGIEMPPDFVEERQEHSDFHLAERLQEKESSINSRTSIERHRFAQKAITSSRSSRKKHKPSPKQGSHLSIDMYFVKSNQNF, encoded by the exons ATGGAGAAGAGTGAAACGACGTCGTCAGGAGAAAACCCTAGGCCATGGCATTCTTATCACACTGTTTACACTAACGCTAAAGCAG GTATGGAGGGAGTCGACAAAGAGAAAGTGCAGAGAATAGTGTATGAGATGAGCAAAGGATCAAAGTATTTTGAGAATGAGGAAAAGAAGGAGGCTTATATGAGGCAGAAAATTGAGACCATGCGTGCCCAGTGCGCGAAGCTCACAGCGGCTGATGTATCTCATTACCAGATG GTGGCTGATAAAAGAATTGTAGAACTAGAAACCACACGAGATCTTTCAAGGATTTGGCTACATGTTGATATGGATGCTTTCTACGCTGCTGTTGAAACATTAAGCAACCCTTCTTTAACGGGCAAGCCAATGGCTGTTGGAAGTATGTCCATGATCTCCACTGCCAATTATGAG GCAAGGAAATTTGGGGTTCGTGCTGCCATGCCTGGATTCATTGCACGTAAATTATGTCCAGAATTAATTTTTGTTCCCACAGACTTCAACAAGTACACTCATTACAGCAATTTAACTAGGAAAG TTTTCCAGAAATATGATCCGCATTTCATGGCTGCTAGTTTGGATGAGGCGTATCTTGATATAACTGATGTCTGCAAAGAAAGGGGTGTTACTGGTGGAGAA GTTGCCGATGAACTCAGAACCAGAGTGTATGAGGAAACTGGTCTAACATGTAGTGCTGGAGTGGCTCCAAATCGTTTACTTGCAAAG GTTTGCTCAGATATAAATAAGCCCAATGGACAGTTTGTTTTACCAAATGATTGGATGGCTGTCATGACATTCATATCATCACTTCCTATACGGAAG ATTGGAGGCATTGGTAAGGTCACTGAACATATGCTGAGGGATGTTTTGGGAATTAATACGTGTGAGGAGATGCTGCAGAAGGGTGGGTTTCTCTGTGCACTATTTTCTCGCTCTTCAGCAG atttttttctttctgtgGGACTGGGGCTTGGGGGAACAGATACTCCTGAAGTCAAGTTTCGAAAAAGTATTAGTAACGAAAGAACATTTTCTGCCACAGATGATGAGGCACTTCTTTATCAGAAACTAG CTGATATTGCACAGATGCTATGTACTGACATGCAAAAAGAAGGACTTCGTGGTCGGACATTGACTCTCAAATTGAAAACTGCATCTTTTGAG GTTCGAAGCAGAGCTGTTACTTTGCAAAAATACATTTGTTCGGGTGAAGAAATATTGAAATATGCTTCAAAGCTGCTAAAAGCTGAACTTCCTATTTCTCTAAGACTGATAG GATTGCGGATGTCTCATTTCAATGAAGACAAGGCAGGTGCTCCATCTGATCCAACGCAGAGAACTCTTACCAAATTTGTTCTATCTAGAGATGCATCCGGGAAAACTATGGGTGGTCAAAGCTCCTTGAGTTCAAATTGTAGTGACGAAGCCTTCATGGATGACTTGGAAACCTCTTTTCCTAATGATGAAATTAGAGATCCATGGGATAGCTCTTGTAAACAGGATTTGGAAGATCACAATTGCACATTTGGTAATAACATCGAAGCAGAGGAAGCTCATGAATCTTTAAGCAACAACACTGCGGAGAAT ATTAATACTGCAGATACAGTAGAGTGTAACTCCAAATCTCATCATACTGAAGCGTTTGAATTGAAGATTGCAGAAACTTCTTTGCCTCGGAAGCTTGGTGGGGGCAGCACAGATATGGTAAACGAAGAGGTTATCCTTCACAATGAGGCAGTCATCTCACCTGATTGGCAATATCAATGTTTTAAAGCAGATGACTATAAATGTTCATTATGTGGGATTGAAATGCCACCAGATTTTGTTGAGGAAAGACAGGAACACTCCGATTTTCATCTTGCCGAAAGGCTTCAGGAGAAGGAATCTAGCATCAACTCAAGAACTTCTATTGAGAGGCACAG GTTTGCCCAGAAGGCCATTACGTCCAGCCGAAGCTCACGTAAAAAGCACAAGCCTTCTCCGAAGCAAGGCAGTCATCTATCCATTGATATGTATTTTGTCAAGAGCAATCAGAACTTTTAG
- the LOC110624384 gene encoding uncharacterized protein LOC110624384: MEPMSITPGSKIYLPNPRISPKTHFNFSPFTPQTHLNSLKNRALRLENPKHVTLPTMADILASSKTQNLDLQLKTLGPFFRITARNLDTHNELGRAEGIIRVWLGGKILHLDSIRLRRETMGMERSIFGIGLFIGAVAIRYGYDCGCRTAELLAINDTDLYHSKLVRFYTRIGFKAVHEVTGSTIGDLAHMLVWGGIGTRMDADVEELLIKWCIRFKPRD, encoded by the exons atggaACCCATGTCCATAACTCCAGGCTCCAAAATCTATTTGCCAAATCCAAGAATATCACCAAAAACCCACTTCAACTTTTCACCCTTCACACCACAAACCCACTTGAATTCCCTCAAAAACAGAGCACTTCGACTTGAGAATCCTAAACATGTAACTTTACCAACCATGGCTGACATTTTAGCCTCGTCCAAGACCCAGAACCTCGACCTCCAGCTCAAAACACTAGGACCTTTCTTTAGAATCACAGCAAGGAATCTTGATACCCATAATGAACTTGGAAGAGCTGAAGGGATCATAAGGGTCTGGTTGGGAGGCAAGATTCTTCACTTGGATTCGATAAGATTGAGAAGAGAGACAATGGGTATGGAGAGGTCAATTTTTGGAATTGGTTTGTTTATCGGAGCTGTTGCTATTCGATATGGATACGATTGTGGGTGTCGGACTGCTGAATTGCTCGCCATTAATGACACTGATCTTTACCATTCTAAG CTTGTTAGGTTCTATACAAGAATTGGGTTTAAGGCTGTCCATGAAGTAACTGGTTCAACAATTGGGGATCTTGCTCATATGTTGGTTTGGGGAGGCATAGGAACTCGAATGGATGCTGATGTTGAAGAGCTTCTAATAAAATGGTGCATCAGGTTCAAACCTCGAGATTGA